The following are encoded together in the Planococcus antarcticus DSM 14505 genome:
- the nadC gene encoding carboxylating nicotinate-nucleotide diphosphorylase — MNRLKAEEAIKNFLLEDIGDRDVSSVLFNQGDRGEAVIRLKQEGVVAGLDCFQWGYHLLDSEITVEFIKKDGDFVKAGEAIARIKGPVAVLLAGERVLLNLVQRMSAIATLTAQCVEALGSPRTRIVDTRKTTPGLRMFEKYAVRTGGGFNHRNGLYDAVMLKDNHIAAAGSITQAVQKVRSSLGHMTMIEVEVENLAQLQEAIAARPDAIMFDNQTPETMAAWVQLVPEPIRTEASGGIDLKNLAAYRHTGVDVISIGALTHSVHNLDISMNLAISHKEALYQ, encoded by the coding sequence ATGAATCGCTTAAAAGCGGAAGAGGCTATCAAAAATTTTTTACTAGAGGATATCGGAGACCGTGACGTGTCTTCTGTTTTATTCAACCAAGGAGATCGTGGCGAAGCCGTAATCCGCTTGAAACAGGAAGGCGTCGTTGCAGGACTTGACTGCTTTCAATGGGGCTATCACCTTCTTGATTCGGAAATTACAGTGGAATTTATTAAAAAAGACGGCGATTTTGTGAAAGCAGGTGAAGCAATCGCCCGGATTAAAGGACCAGTAGCAGTTTTATTGGCAGGCGAACGTGTGTTATTGAATCTAGTGCAGCGCATGAGCGCCATTGCGACCTTAACCGCTCAATGTGTTGAAGCTTTAGGTTCTCCCCGTACCCGCATCGTCGACACCCGGAAGACCACGCCCGGATTGAGAATGTTCGAGAAATATGCAGTTCGGACCGGCGGTGGATTCAACCATCGAAATGGCCTGTATGACGCCGTCATGCTGAAGGACAATCATATCGCAGCCGCTGGATCCATCACTCAGGCAGTCCAAAAAGTTCGGTCCTCACTGGGGCATATGACCATGATTGAAGTAGAAGTCGAGAATTTGGCTCAATTGCAGGAAGCAATTGCTGCGCGACCGGACGCCATTATGTTCGACAATCAAACACCTGAAACTATGGCTGCTTGGGTTCAGCTTGTCCCGGAACCGATCCGCACAGAAGCTTCCGGCGGCATCGATCTAAAAAATCTGGCTGCCTACCGTCATACTGGAGTCGATGTGATTTCAATCGGCGCTTTGACTCATAGCGTACACAATCTGGACATTAGCATGAACTTAGCCATTTCACATAAGGAGGCTCTCTATCAATGA
- the nadA gene encoding quinolinate synthase NadA, translating to MTSFLKELQQTEDMPESYLKATTEALHERAQRARAELGDRLYILGHHYQKDEVIKYADVTGDSLQLSQIAGQQTADYIIFCGVHFMAETADILTTPDQAVILPDMRAGCSMADMANIDQTERAWTQLQELFGDTIVPLTYVNSTAAIKAFVGRNGGATVTSSNAEPMVRWALTQKQRMLFLPDQHLGRNTAVKLGIPLEHMAIWDPIKQQLEAQCPVEDVQVILWKGHCSVHMNFLPKHINNLRTNEPDRNILVHPECTYEVVSQSDFAGSTKYIIDMVKAAESGTKWAIGTEMNLVNRLIADHPDLDIVSLNPYMCPCLTMNRIDLPHLTWALEELIEGRIINRIQVDTQTSSEAKMALEKMM from the coding sequence ATGACTTCATTCTTAAAAGAATTACAGCAGACCGAAGATATGCCGGAATCTTATTTAAAAGCGACGACGGAAGCACTCCATGAACGCGCGCAACGGGCACGTGCCGAACTTGGCGACCGCTTATACATACTCGGTCATCATTACCAGAAAGACGAAGTCATCAAGTACGCCGATGTCACCGGTGACTCGCTTCAATTATCGCAAATTGCCGGACAGCAGACTGCGGATTATATTATCTTCTGTGGCGTTCATTTCATGGCGGAAACGGCGGATATCCTAACAACTCCTGATCAGGCGGTTATTCTTCCAGACATGCGTGCCGGCTGCTCTATGGCAGATATGGCCAATATTGATCAGACTGAACGTGCCTGGACACAGCTGCAAGAATTGTTTGGCGATACCATCGTGCCGCTGACTTACGTTAATTCAACGGCCGCCATCAAAGCTTTTGTCGGGCGCAATGGCGGTGCCACCGTGACTTCTTCGAATGCCGAGCCGATGGTGCGCTGGGCATTAACACAAAAGCAGCGCATGCTGTTTTTACCGGATCAGCATCTCGGCCGCAACACGGCGGTCAAGCTTGGTATTCCGCTCGAGCACATGGCCATATGGGATCCGATCAAGCAACAGCTTGAAGCGCAATGCCCGGTCGAGGATGTCCAAGTGATCTTGTGGAAAGGCCATTGTTCCGTCCATATGAACTTTTTGCCGAAGCACATCAACAACCTGCGGACCAATGAACCCGATCGCAATATCCTAGTGCATCCTGAATGCACCTATGAAGTGGTGAGCCAATCGGATTTTGCCGGTTCGACAAAATACATCATCGATATGGTCAAAGCAGCTGAATCTGGAACTAAATGGGCAATCGGCACTGAGATGAATTTGGTCAATCGCTTGATTGCCGATCATCCTGATCTTGATATCGTGTCACTTAATCCATACATGTGTCCGTGCTTGACGATGAACCGCATCGATTTGCCGCATTTGACCTGGGCACTCGAAGAATTGATAGAAGGACGCATCATCAACCGCATCCAAGTTGACACGCAAACTTCCTCGGAAGCAAAAATGGCATTGGAAAAGATGATGTGA
- a CDS encoding divergent PAP2 family protein — MRKMNRGMITSLSAIGVAQALKIVTHKTVTGQWDWRQAFTTGGMPSSHSAGVSALASYVAANKGARHTETALAIVFGVIVMYDAQGIRRHTGEIARLVNELEDSFVKFSGEFPSFEFVQREKELKELLGHQPIEVVAGAAFGTVLGLATAAIENRVRETEEKKGRSKAQLSYDGRSRRLTRSH; from the coding sequence ATGAGAAAGATGAACCGGGGAATGATTACCTCATTAAGTGCAATCGGAGTGGCGCAGGCTTTAAAAATTGTCACCCATAAAACAGTAACAGGGCAATGGGATTGGAGACAGGCCTTTACGACAGGTGGTATGCCGAGCTCCCACTCAGCAGGAGTTTCTGCACTGGCTTCGTACGTAGCTGCCAATAAAGGCGCACGACATACGGAAACAGCTTTGGCCATCGTATTCGGTGTCATCGTCATGTACGATGCACAGGGTATACGACGCCATACTGGTGAGATTGCGCGGCTGGTCAATGAGCTAGAAGACAGCTTCGTGAAATTTTCAGGAGAATTCCCAAGCTTCGAATTTGTTCAACGCGAAAAGGAATTAAAAGAGCTGCTTGGTCATCAACCGATTGAAGTGGTTGCCGGTGCAGCTTTCGGGACAGTCCTTGGATTGGCTACAGCAGCAATCGAGAACCGCGTCCGTGAAACGGAAGAAAAAAAAGGCCGCTCAAAAGCTCAATTGTCATATGACGGACGTAGCCGCAGATTGACACGATCCCATTAA
- a CDS encoding GtrA family protein yields MKNLLTKDWRSILMYLIMGGWTTVVNIVVYWACEELFHLDYRISTTIAWLFAVVFAFIVNKRYVFKSVTNNWRDRFAEMGSFFGFRVLSFFMDLGTMILLVGLLSINGTVSKILANVIVLVANYVFSKKFIFKDRTVPIAEKVQ; encoded by the coding sequence ATGAAGAACTTGTTAACAAAAGACTGGCGCAGCATACTCATGTACTTGATCATGGGCGGTTGGACCACTGTCGTCAATATCGTTGTCTATTGGGCATGTGAAGAGCTGTTCCATCTGGATTACCGCATTTCGACAACCATTGCCTGGCTGTTCGCCGTCGTCTTCGCTTTTATCGTCAACAAGCGTTATGTCTTTAAAAGTGTCACCAACAATTGGCGCGACCGTTTTGCCGAAATGGGTTCCTTTTTCGGATTCCGAGTGCTGTCCTTTTTCATGGATTTAGGCACCATGATACTGTTGGTGGGATTATTGAGCATCAATGGCACAGTTTCCAAAATTCTAGCTAATGTTATCGTCCTGGTCGCCAATTACGTCTTCAGCAAGAAATTCATCTTTAAAGACCGCACTGTTCCTATAGCGGAAAAAGTTCAATAA
- a CDS encoding DUF998 domain-containing protein has protein sequence MKQLRHKRYWQTGALSGAISAVVYMIHVIMGGILWNGYSHIRQTISELTGNGAPDAEMLRVFTIGYGILAVIFSIIVYVLFRKYQVHRIAQFGAILLLIMHIASLIGYSLFPLEQGGEVLTFGNFMHLAITATVVIATVGAMFAIGYGLWLTKDFRAIGLFTLACAIVIVLAGIATPIVFNREMPFAGLVERVIIFTLQLWTFVLSLYLYRLPQIVDMDVKRRGLIEVFKER, from the coding sequence ATGAAACAACTACGGCACAAGCGCTATTGGCAAACAGGAGCATTGAGCGGCGCAATCAGTGCTGTTGTTTACATGATTCACGTTATTATGGGAGGCATATTATGGAACGGCTACAGTCATATACGTCAAACAATCAGTGAACTAACGGGCAACGGGGCACCGGATGCTGAAATGTTGAGGGTCTTCACCATTGGTTACGGGATTCTTGCGGTCATTTTTTCAATAATTGTTTATGTGCTATTCCGAAAATACCAAGTTCATAGAATTGCTCAGTTTGGAGCTATCCTGCTGCTTATCATGCATATCGCATCGCTGATTGGTTATAGCTTGTTTCCCTTAGAGCAGGGAGGCGAAGTACTGACTTTCGGCAACTTTATGCATTTGGCAATAACCGCTACCGTGGTGATTGCAACGGTCGGTGCAATGTTTGCAATTGGCTATGGGCTATGGTTGACCAAAGATTTTCGGGCTATCGGTCTCTTTACGCTTGCTTGTGCAATCGTTATCGTCCTGGCTGGGATAGCAACGCCGATTGTCTTTAATCGCGAGATGCCGTTCGCAGGACTTGTCGAACGTGTCATCATATTCACCCTGCAACTGTGGACTTTCGTGCTATCACTTTATCTGTACAGGCTGCCTCAAATTGTGGACATGGATGTAAAGCGTCGCGGTCTGATAGAAGTATTTAAAGAACGTTGA
- a CDS encoding threonine aldolase family protein, whose product MTKSELLETYEESSQQLAGHGWRNVAVLKDAFESIDGDVKSDKYGSGAVIEDFQQQMAEFLGKEASIFFPSGTMAQQIALRVWCDQNGVKKVAYHPLSHLEIHEEDGLKELHGIETILLADKERVIELEDVTSMDEEIACLLLELPQREIGGQLPSFETLQAISAHCRQNGIKLHLDGARILECLPYYKKSITEVCSLFDSVYLSMYKGIGGIAGAILAGDQEFMAQTKIWKKRHGGDLISLYPYILSAETYLAQRKDRMEEYYQHAIELAAYFNSCEGMSTIPEVPVSNMFHVHFQEAPEKIAPILTEAQQYMDLGVTGYLKAEQIGCSFEVSLGDQYKLISRSKVAGVFERLDEKMKSLN is encoded by the coding sequence ATGACCAAATCAGAGTTACTAGAAACCTATGAAGAATCTTCACAGCAATTAGCAGGACATGGATGGAGGAACGTAGCTGTTTTAAAAGATGCCTTTGAATCAATTGACGGTGATGTCAAAAGTGATAAATACGGAAGTGGAGCTGTCATCGAAGATTTTCAGCAACAAATGGCTGAGTTTTTAGGAAAGGAAGCTTCGATTTTTTTCCCAAGTGGGACAATGGCTCAACAAATTGCTTTGCGCGTTTGGTGTGATCAAAATGGCGTTAAAAAAGTAGCGTATCATCCCTTAAGCCATCTGGAAATTCACGAAGAAGACGGATTGAAGGAATTGCATGGCATCGAAACTATTTTACTAGCTGATAAAGAACGTGTCATTGAATTGGAAGACGTCACGTCGATGGATGAAGAAATAGCCTGTTTGCTATTGGAATTGCCGCAGCGTGAAATCGGTGGTCAGTTGCCGAGTTTTGAAACACTCCAAGCGATTTCAGCGCATTGCCGCCAAAACGGCATCAAGCTCCATTTGGATGGTGCACGTATTTTGGAATGTCTGCCTTATTACAAAAAATCTATCACAGAAGTTTGTTCGTTATTCGATTCGGTATACTTGTCGATGTACAAAGGAATTGGTGGAATTGCAGGTGCTATTTTAGCAGGTGACCAAGAGTTTATGGCACAAACAAAAATTTGGAAAAAACGCCATGGAGGAGACTTAATTTCATTATATCCCTACATTCTCAGCGCGGAAACGTACTTGGCCCAACGCAAAGACCGGATGGAGGAATATTACCAACATGCAATTGAGCTTGCAGCATATTTTAATTCATGTGAAGGGATGTCAACGATACCGGAGGTTCCAGTTTCAAATATGTTTCACGTCCATTTCCAGGAGGCGCCTGAGAAGATTGCGCCTATACTGACGGAAGCGCAACAATATATGGATTTAGGAGTTACAGGTTATTTAAAGGCTGAACAAATAGGATGTTCATTTGAAGTCAGTTTAGGAGATCAATACAAACTGATTTCTAGAAGTAAAGTAGCAGGTGTATTTGAGAGGTTGGATGAAAAAATGAAAAGTTTGAACTAA
- a CDS encoding glycerol-3-phosphate dehydrogenase/oxidase — protein MKFSSLNRNDRYEQMKKTQLDVLVIGGGITGAGIALDAAVRGMDIAVIEMQDFAAGTSSRSTKLVHGGLRYLKQFEIKMVAEVGKEREIVYENGPHVTTPEWMLLPFYKGGTFGPLSTNVGLRVYDFLAGVKKGERRKMLSKGETLRREPLLKKKDIKGGGYYVEYKTDDARLTMEVMKKAVEKGALAMNYAKVKSFIYDNGKTVGIRVEDQIDGTIHELFAKKIVNAAGPWVDTLRDEDHSKFGKTLQLTKGIHLVFDGRRFPLKQAIYFDMPDGRMAFAIPRQGKVYVGTTDTVYKQDIAHPTMTLEDRNYVLKAIDFMFPEVAITEADIESSWAGLRPLIHEEGKDPSEISRKDEIFVSDSGLISIAGGKLTGYRKMGESIINLVAEQLHKEDGVNYPKSSTKRLPISGGEVGGSQGFETFMADRIYQASGMGLTPDAMRMLVNRYGANVDQVLRFYTTGLDEAAHAELDPLVYAMLRYSMEYEAAYKPIDFFIRRTGALYFDIHWVHAHKEAVIAYMSNTLGWTGEQAADYRAELDSLLYEAVHPVEISSQSLS, from the coding sequence ATGAAATTCTCAAGCTTAAACAGAAACGACCGGTATGAACAAATGAAGAAGACGCAATTGGACGTCCTAGTTATTGGGGGCGGAATTACAGGCGCGGGAATCGCGCTTGACGCAGCCGTACGCGGCATGGACATAGCCGTTATAGAGATGCAGGATTTCGCAGCGGGTACGAGCAGCCGTTCGACCAAATTGGTTCACGGTGGCTTGCGTTACCTGAAGCAATTTGAAATAAAAATGGTAGCCGAGGTCGGCAAAGAACGCGAAATCGTCTATGAAAACGGACCGCATGTCACGACTCCCGAATGGATGCTCCTGCCGTTTTATAAAGGGGGAACGTTTGGTCCGTTAAGCACCAATGTCGGACTGCGTGTCTATGACTTTTTGGCGGGCGTCAAAAAAGGCGAACGCCGCAAAATGTTGAGCAAAGGAGAGACATTGCGCCGCGAGCCCCTACTTAAGAAAAAAGACATTAAAGGCGGCGGCTATTATGTGGAATACAAAACCGATGATGCGCGCCTGACAATGGAAGTCATGAAGAAAGCCGTCGAAAAAGGCGCGTTGGCAATGAATTATGCAAAAGTGAAAAGCTTCATTTACGATAATGGCAAAACAGTTGGCATACGGGTGGAAGACCAGATTGATGGCACCATTCATGAATTGTTTGCAAAAAAAATCGTCAATGCCGCTGGTCCATGGGTCGATACATTGCGCGACGAAGACCACTCGAAATTCGGCAAGACCCTGCAGCTGACAAAAGGCATTCACTTGGTATTTGATGGCCGACGCTTCCCATTAAAGCAGGCAATCTATTTCGATATGCCGGATGGTCGGATGGCGTTTGCAATTCCGCGTCAAGGCAAAGTCTATGTGGGAACGACAGACACGGTTTATAAACAAGACATCGCCCATCCTACGATGACACTGGAAGATCGCAATTATGTCTTAAAGGCGATTGACTTTATGTTCCCAGAAGTAGCTATTACAGAAGCTGATATCGAGTCTAGCTGGGCTGGCTTGCGTCCATTGATCCACGAAGAAGGCAAGGACCCATCCGAAATTTCGCGGAAAGATGAAATTTTCGTATCGGATTCTGGCTTGATTTCGATTGCAGGTGGTAAATTGACTGGCTACCGTAAAATGGGGGAGAGTATCATTAATCTGGTAGCAGAGCAATTGCATAAAGAAGACGGAGTCAACTATCCGAAAAGTTCAACTAAACGGTTACCGATTTCCGGCGGCGAAGTGGGTGGTTCTCAAGGCTTTGAAACCTTCATGGCTGACCGTATCTATCAAGCGAGTGGAATGGGACTGACACCTGATGCAATGCGTATGCTTGTCAACCGCTACGGAGCGAATGTCGACCAAGTTCTGCGTTTCTATACGACCGGCTTGGACGAAGCAGCACATGCTGAACTTGATCCGCTGGTGTACGCAATGCTGCGGTATTCCATGGAATATGAAGCCGCCTATAAGCCGATCGACTTCTTTATTCGTCGTACGGGTGCTTTGTACTTTGATATCCACTGGGTACACGCACATAAAGAAGCAGTCATCGCTTATATGAGCAACACCCTCGGATGGACTGGCGAACAGGCTGCGGATTACCGCGCTGAATTGGATAGTTTGTTGTATGAAGCAGTTCATCCTGTGGAAATATCTTCTCAAAGCTTAAGCTGA
- the glpK gene encoding glycerol kinase GlpK, with translation MKKDYILSIDQGTTSSRAVLFNHKGEIVESGQQEFEQFFPKPGWVEHDANEIWTSVLSCMAEVLRKSDISPSQIAGIGITNQRETTVVWDRHTGKPIYKAIVWQSRQTDGICNELKEQGLNELFRKKTGLLIDAYFSGTKVKWILDHVEGAREKANNGDLMFGTIDTWLVYKLSGGKTHVTDYSNASRTLMYNIHDLEWDQELLDILTVPKSMLPEVHQSSEVYANTVDYHFFGHEVPIAGMAGDQQAALFGQACFEKGMAKNTYGTGCFMLMNTGEEGVVSDHGLLTTLAWGVDGKVEYALEGSIFVAGSAIQWLRDGLKIIENAPESENYAMQVESTDGVYMVPAFVGLGTPYWDTDARGAVFGLTRGTSKAHFIRATLEALAYQTKDVVDVMIEDAGIELKTLRVDGGAVGNDLLMQFQSDILDVPVERPVVQETTALGAAYLAGLAVGFWKDKEEIAQQWKIDKTFTCDMPVEESEKLYEGWKNAVAATRSFKPAK, from the coding sequence TTGAAAAAAGACTACATTTTATCTATAGACCAGGGAACGACCAGTTCACGTGCGGTATTATTTAATCACAAAGGTGAAATCGTCGAATCAGGCCAACAGGAATTCGAGCAATTCTTTCCGAAACCAGGCTGGGTAGAGCACGATGCCAATGAAATCTGGACTTCTGTGTTGTCATGTATGGCAGAGGTGTTGCGGAAATCGGACATCAGCCCCAGCCAAATTGCCGGCATCGGCATTACGAACCAACGTGAAACAACAGTGGTGTGGGACCGCCATACAGGTAAGCCGATTTATAAAGCCATCGTTTGGCAGTCGCGCCAGACAGACGGAATTTGCAATGAATTAAAAGAACAAGGATTGAATGAGTTATTCCGCAAGAAAACCGGTCTTTTGATCGATGCTTACTTCTCAGGAACAAAAGTGAAATGGATTCTTGATCATGTGGAAGGCGCACGTGAAAAAGCGAACAATGGCGACTTGATGTTCGGAACAATCGATACGTGGCTCGTGTATAAGCTATCAGGCGGTAAAACTCACGTGACGGACTACAGCAATGCATCCCGTACGTTGATGTATAATATTCATGACTTGGAATGGGATCAGGAGTTATTGGACATCTTGACAGTGCCGAAGAGCATGCTGCCAGAAGTACACCAATCATCTGAAGTTTATGCCAATACGGTCGATTATCATTTCTTCGGTCACGAAGTACCGATTGCCGGTATGGCCGGTGACCAACAGGCTGCTTTATTCGGCCAAGCTTGCTTTGAAAAAGGGATGGCGAAGAACACCTACGGCACAGGCTGTTTCATGTTGATGAACACTGGTGAAGAAGGTGTCGTTTCGGATCATGGATTATTGACGACGTTAGCATGGGGGGTTGACGGGAAAGTTGAATACGCGCTTGAAGGTAGTATTTTTGTAGCAGGTTCAGCGATTCAATGGTTGCGTGATGGTCTGAAGATTATTGAAAATGCACCGGAAAGCGAAAACTATGCGATGCAAGTCGAATCGACAGATGGTGTCTATATGGTACCTGCATTTGTCGGACTTGGAACTCCTTACTGGGATACAGATGCACGAGGTGCAGTTTTCGGATTGACACGCGGCACATCGAAAGCTCATTTCATTCGTGCGACGCTTGAGGCGCTCGCATATCAGACAAAAGACGTTGTGGATGTTATGATAGAAGATGCAGGGATCGAATTAAAGACTTTGCGTGTTGATGGAGGAGCGGTCGGTAATGATTTGCTGATGCAGTTCCAAAGCGATATTCTGGATGTTCCAGTGGAACGCCCCGTCGTCCAGGAAACGACAGCTCTTGGCGCAGCTTACTTAGCGGGTCTGGCAGTTGGATTCTGGAAAGACAAAGAAGAAATCGCACAGCAATGGAAGATCGACAAAACCTTTACATGTGATATGCCAGTTGAAGAAAGCGAAAAGCTTTACGAAGGCTGGAAAAACGCAGTAGCGGCAACACGATCATTTAAACCAGCGAAATAA
- a CDS encoding MIP/aquaporin family protein — protein MTEFLAELIGTMILIIFGAGVVAGVVLKDSKAENSGWVVITIAWGLAVTMGVYAVGNFSGAHINPAVTLGFAVVGDFPWAKVPVYITAQILGAIIGAAIVFFNYLPHWKRTKDAETKLGVFATIPAIRQPFSNLVSEIIGTAVLVMGLLFIGANEFTEGLNPLIVGALIVAIGMSLGGTTGYAINPARDLGPRIAHALLPIPGKGKSDWSYAWVPIVGPIFGGVYGALFYKALFTGVYSLPFWIMSVALLLVLFGAASVELRKEHTAADTIEESIS, from the coding sequence TTGACGGAATTTTTAGCGGAATTAATCGGCACCATGATTTTGATTATTTTTGGAGCTGGCGTTGTGGCTGGTGTGGTTTTAAAGGATTCGAAAGCTGAAAACAGTGGCTGGGTAGTCATTACCATTGCATGGGGACTGGCCGTTACCATGGGTGTTTATGCAGTAGGAAATTTTTCAGGAGCGCATATAAATCCAGCAGTGACGCTTGGGTTCGCAGTTGTTGGTGATTTTCCTTGGGCTAAAGTGCCAGTTTATATTACAGCACAGATTCTTGGTGCTATCATCGGCGCGGCCATCGTCTTTTTCAATTATTTGCCGCATTGGAAGCGGACCAAAGATGCAGAAACGAAGCTTGGTGTATTTGCAACAATTCCTGCAATCCGCCAGCCATTTTCCAATTTGGTCAGCGAAATCATCGGAACTGCCGTATTGGTCATGGGCTTGCTGTTCATTGGCGCTAACGAATTCACAGAAGGCTTGAATCCATTGATTGTTGGTGCGTTGATTGTAGCGATCGGGATGTCACTTGGCGGCACGACCGGATACGCCATCAACCCAGCGCGTGACCTTGGCCCCCGTATTGCACATGCTTTGCTGCCGATTCCTGGTAAAGGGAAGTCAGATTGGTCATATGCTTGGGTTCCAATCGTTGGACCCATCTTCGGAGGTGTTTACGGCGCATTATTTTATAAAGCGCTGTTCACTGGAGTATACAGTTTGCCGTTTTGGATTATGAGTGTCGCCTTGTTGCTGGTTTTATTTGGTGCAGCAAGTGTAGAATTAAGAAAAGAACACACAGCAGCAGATACAATAGAAGAAAGTATTTCATAA
- a CDS encoding glycerol-3-phosphate responsive antiterminator, which produces MHELTGVLPVLRNMKEFERLLNSDHEYIIFLEIRLAQLKQLVQVAKKANKKVILHVDLIQGLKTDAYGFEYLVREVKPDGIVSTRSNVISLAKKNNLLTIQRLFLLDSQALEHNINLINQVKPDYIEILPGIIPSVIKEVFNKTGIPVIAGGLIRTKEDIQLAYDGGAKAISTSQPELWEL; this is translated from the coding sequence GTGCATGAGTTAACAGGTGTTTTGCCAGTTTTGCGCAATATGAAAGAATTTGAACGCTTGCTCAACAGCGACCATGAATACATTATTTTTTTGGAAATCCGATTGGCACAATTGAAGCAACTGGTACAAGTTGCAAAAAAAGCGAACAAAAAAGTCATTCTGCATGTCGATTTGATTCAGGGATTGAAGACAGATGCTTATGGGTTTGAGTATTTAGTGAGGGAAGTCAAACCGGATGGCATTGTTTCAACACGCAGCAACGTCATCTCTTTGGCGAAGAAAAATAATTTACTGACAATCCAGCGCTTGTTTTTGCTCGATAGTCAGGCACTTGAACATAATATTAATTTAATCAATCAAGTCAAACCAGACTATATCGAGATCCTGCCAGGAATCATTCCTTCAGTCATCAAGGAAGTGTTCAATAAGACAGGCATTCCAGTGATCGCAGGCGGTTTGATCCGCACAAAAGAAGATATTCAATTAGCTTACGACGGTGGGGCAAAAGCGATTTCAACGTCACAGCCTGAACTTTGGGAATTATAA
- a CDS encoding YciI family protein, producing the protein MKYFAVLLPMKDADKSREFRPQHLAFLKDKRDSEQVTANGKFTDGSGGLVIYRAESFEACEALVKADPYVVEGARKYEIFEWDAVWAENAT; encoded by the coding sequence ATGAAATATTTTGCGGTATTATTACCAATGAAAGACGCTGATAAAAGCCGAGAGTTTCGGCCGCAGCATTTGGCGTTTCTGAAAGACAAGCGCGATAGCGAACAAGTGACAGCCAATGGCAAGTTTACAGATGGTTCTGGCGGACTGGTTATTTACCGGGCCGAATCATTCGAAGCCTGCGAAGCATTGGTGAAGGCAGATCCATATGTTGTAGAAGGCGCCAGAAAATACGAAATCTTTGAATGGGATGCGGTTTGGGCGGAGAATGCCACATAA
- a CDS encoding MBL fold metallo-hydrolase, with protein MQMTKKGPVYQLTFMSRFFPINCYVIDEGTELTLVDAALGFNAKQILLSIKVLKKPLTQIIITHAHIDHLGALDAIKREWPDAVVSMSSRDARLLAGDTSLLPGEPDSPVKGGVPKNVKTQPDRLLEEGEQVGSLKVVNTPGHTPGSISLVDVRNQFLIAGDAFQTRGGIAVSGTFKALFPFPAFATWNKQVALESARKIRQLNPQLLAVGHGAMIEKPLDAIDLAIVESEKNLQ; from the coding sequence GTGCAGATGACGAAAAAAGGACCTGTTTATCAATTAACGTTCATGTCTCGATTTTTTCCCATAAACTGTTATGTGATTGATGAAGGAACGGAATTGACTTTGGTCGATGCCGCTTTAGGATTTAATGCTAAACAGATTTTATTGTCGATCAAGGTCTTGAAAAAGCCTTTAACCCAGATTATCATCACCCATGCTCATATCGACCATCTTGGCGCGCTCGATGCCATCAAGCGTGAATGGCCGGATGCCGTTGTCAGCATGTCGTCGCGTGATGCGCGTCTGCTCGCTGGTGATACGAGTCTGTTGCCTGGCGAACCCGACTCACCGGTTAAAGGCGGGGTTCCTAAGAACGTTAAGACGCAGCCGGACCGCTTGCTCGAGGAAGGCGAACAGGTCGGCTCTCTGAAAGTGGTCAATACGCCCGGCCATACGCCGGGCTCCATTTCATTAGTGGATGTGCGCAACCAGTTTCTTATTGCAGGAGATGCTTTTCAGACACGTGGCGGCATCGCCGTCTCCGGGACATTTAAAGCGTTGTTTCCATTTCCCGCATTTGCAACTTGGAACAAGCAGGTAGCGCTCGAAAGTGCACGCAAAATCCGCCAGTTAAATCCACAGCTGCTAGCAGTCGGACACGGTGCAATGATTGAAAAGCCACTGGACGCCATCGATTTAGCCATCGTAGAAAGCGAAAAGAATCTTCAATAG